In Pseudoliparis swirei isolate HS2019 ecotype Mariana Trench chromosome 9, NWPU_hadal_v1, whole genome shotgun sequence, a genomic segment contains:
- the casz1 gene encoding zinc finger protein castor homolog 1 isoform X6, with product MPCFVERILPGQEGEVRQSAEGGLLPAERSLCTETTSGKFKMASKRKGGLKLNAICAKLSRQVVFDTSSQNAEGDQSVAENSECGSSHDEDNETNFPESPNLSQSLEEDQKRREAIEKWVNGEYGEEPPAPGREHKLKVSNAEDGPPHGVYMVHPTGCSDDEDNAEEAEPVAGSQDGSYRDDKEAEDRPSKDTYMPQREAQSRQAPFSTTGEASALRDYAANTMNEYLGMFGYDEQQVRDEQTKKISFEKLKAATSDPSSLSSEEASRRARFSKYEEYIRKLKAGETLPWPMHAAPPKPEDLNPKLAPDKSASMLHTPSCLPGAEAQVYPPSLDHKQPGGPQLGTSQPPNPSHIQNMASRASKYDFFIQKLKMGESLQQQNGTAYKRPSKYDLENVKFLHLFKPGEGNPDMGGAIAFKTCKVGRPSKYDVRTIQKLMPGNPEASLMPNVLATAPGNPGAPGVPTVGAAGASIAPGLTMDQTGQISFNAADYLKSSFSKTDSITTGTVSSVKNGLPPDKPASDDINLYQKYIARDKNIRGREVSCFSMDTEQCPPFRNHFEPTLERFSGSQHCGHVHCAYQYREHYHCMDPECNYQVSRFTSKQDVIRHYNMHKKRDNSLQHGFMRFSPLDDCSVYYHGCHLNGKSTHYHCMQMGCSKVYTSTSDVMTHENFHKKNAQLINDGFQRFRATEDCGTVCCQFYGQKTTHFHCRRPGCTFTFKNKCDIEKHKSYHIKDDAYAKDGFKKFYKYEECKYEGCVYSKATNHFHCIRSGCGFTFTSTSQMTSHKRKHERRHIRSSGVMGLSSAYMVPKDEQEESSNDDLMDFSNISSKNSSLSASPTTQQSTSVSHLLATPTTSVSSSSTSGHALKPTSSLSSAGQRMSSLLSQALPSNMPVALALSNSAMAASNPFFPLIPRMPHQPPPPAASLMSAVSSGAHSMPTDSLTQGCSTIGADGAMAFTPSSFATSSIVEKISASKGLISPMMARLAAAALKPSNHLNIGNGQSASASQFNLVQVKQEPMDISTTQEQSLDLSKKDHSNESNGHPVPGNTSLLSSLMNKMSQVNPALFNAMNLKTELEAGQGGNTSEAAHFLNRVLKRPLPEKSTEIWRTYLRRFDTDDFCEAQCDFLQKVHFHCLVEDCGALFSTVDGAIKHASFHLRATLKVKSEPQFGEGKDSSEGASLQPAAPVSMANNPSMDVAHLTSSGGYSSPPPALLAWKQLTGSIPQMSASMPNLPANSPLATTSLENARPQVKPGFLQFQENDPCLATDCKYCNKFHFHCLFGNCKYVCKTSGKAESHCLDHINPNNTLINVRDQFSYYSLQCLCPNQHCEFRMRGHYHCLRPGCFFITNITTKLPWHVKKHEKAERRAANGFKYFTKREVCGRLGCKYNQVNSHFHCIRDGCQFSFLLKHQMTSHARKHMRRMLGKNFDRVPSQAMQQRPDESGMMGTHPGVNSFMDETDEYMDYMGGGGSPLGLSSESSNQDRSCSSTPGGNDGSPAGNTISIPTATGAKKRFWIIEDMSPFGKRRKTPSSRKMLDEGMMLEGFRRYDLYENCKDPGCQFSLKVTHYHCTRENCGYKFCGRTHMYKHAQHHDRVDNLVLDDFKRFKSSLSCNFPDCQFSGNSTHFHCLRCGFRCTDSTKVTAHRKHHGKQDVISAAGFCQFSSSVDCEVPDCKYKLKCSHFHCTFPECKHTVVGMSQMDSHKRKHEKQERGDLPSVSPKQEAGHHLGGGVSTVPLLSMGLSSSSSSPSVVYGLPRSITSSAPSMLYPPGGIGLEYNHLYQPSSISLDGSLNLGTDTSSSLFFLKNAVGLGLSDSLDLSKRMHQEAMRSGHNPEPPPGLPAAQDDTTSGEAEDDLSPEEEAHAEEEEEDDDDDDDEEEDEEDEAELNSDSNDDSMPEPHAEKDNDESFDASLSHTDTSQLENN from the exons CTGAAAGGAGTTTATGCACTGAAACGACCTCAGGAAAATTCAAGATGGCCTCCAAAAGGAAGGGTGGCCTAAAACTCAATGCTATCTGTGCCAAGCTGAGCCGTCAGGTGGTGTTCGACACCAGCTCCCAGAATGCAGAGGGTGACCAGAGTGTAGCAGAAAACAGTGAGTGTGGCAGTTCCCACGACGAGGACAATGAGACCAACTTCCCTGAGAGCCCGAATCTCAGTCAGagtctggaggaggaccagaagaGACGCGAGGCCATTGAGAAGTGGGTGAATGGCGAGTACGGCGAAGAGCCGCCGGCACCCGGCCGCGAGCACAAACTCAAAGTCAGCAATGCCGAAGATGGCCCTCCCCACGGCGTGTACATGGTACACCCCACAGGCTGCAGCGACGACGAGGACAACGCGGAGGAGGCCGAGCCGGTGGCAGGCTCCCAGGATGGCAGTTACCGTGACGACAAAGAAGCTGAAGACAGGCCTTCAAAAGACACCTACATGCCACAGCGCGAGGCCCAGAGTCGCCAAGCACCTTTCTCCACCACAG GAGAAGCATCTGCTCTGCGAGACTATGCAGCCAACACCATGAATGAATATTTGGGAATGTTCGGTTACGATGAACAGCAGGTAAGGGATGAGCAGACCAAGAAGATCAGCTTCGAGAAGCTCAAAGCCGCTACCTCAGACCCGTCATCCCTCAGCAGCGAGGAGGCCTCACGGCGTGCCCGCTTCTCGAAGTACGAAGAGTACATCCGTAAGCTAAAAGCCGGCGAGACGCTTCCTTGGCCCATGCATGCTGCCCCACccaaaccagaagacctcaacCCAAAACTGGCCCCAGACAAGAGCGCTAGCATGCTCCACACCCCTAGTTGCCTCCCGGGGGCCGAGGCACAGGTCTACCCCCCCAGCCTAGACCACAAACAGCCAGGAGGACCTCAGCTGGGCACTTCTCAGCCACCGAATCCCTCTCACATCCAGAACATGGCGTCCCGAGCCTCCAAGTATGACTTCTTTATTCAGAAGCTGAAGATGGGTGAAAGTCTACAGCAGCAGAACGGTACTGCATACAAGCGACCCTCCAAGTACGACCTTGAGAACGTCAAGTTTCTGCACCTCTTCAAGCCTGGTGAGGGCAACCCTGACATGGGCGGCGCCATAGCCTTCAAGACTTGCAAAGTGGGCCGGCCTTCAAAGTATGACGTCAGAACAATTCAGAAGCTGATGCCGGGAAATCCCGAGGCCTCATTGATGCCCAATGTCCTCGCTACAGCACCAGGGAACCCAGGAGCCCCTGGTGTCCCCACTGTGGGTGCAGCTGGGGCCAGCATCGCCCCAGGGCTCACAATGGACCAGACCGGACAAATAAGCTTCAACGCCGCTGACTACCTGAAGTCCAGCTTTTCCAAGACTGACTCCATCACCACAGGCACTGTGTCCTCTGTTAA GAATGGCCTGCCACCAGATAAACCCGCCAGCGACGACATCAACCTCTACCAGAAATATATTGCCAG AGACAAAAACATCAGGGGAAGGGAGGTATCTTGCTTTTCAATGGACACTGAACAATGTCCCCCATTCCGGAATCATTTTGAGCCGACACTAGAAAG GTTCTCTGGAAGTCAACACTGTGGACACGTGCACTGTGCCTACCAGTACAGGGAGCATTACCACTGCATGGACCCTGAGTGTAACTACCAGGTGAGC AGGTTTACCAGTAAGCAGGATGTAATCAGGCACTACAACATGCACAAGAAGAGGGACAACTCTCTGCAGCATGGCTTCATGCGCTTCAGCCCTCTGGACGACTGCAGTGTCTACTACCATGGCTGCCACCTCAATGGAAAAAGCACCCATTACCACTGCATGCAG ATGGGCTGCAGCAAGGTGTACACCAGCACCTCCGATGTCATGACCCATGAAAACTTCCATAAAAAGAACGCCCAGCTGATCAACGATGGCTTCCAGAGATTTCGTGCCACTGAGGACTGCGGCACCGTCTGCTGTCAATTCTACGGGCAGAAGACCACACACTTCCACTGCAG GCGCCCCGGATGCACATTCACCTTCAAGAACAAGTGTGACATTGAGAAGCACAAGAGCTACCACATCAAGGACGATGCCTACGCCAAAGACGGCTTCAAGAAGTTCTACAAGTATGAGGAGTGCAAGTACGAGGGCTGCGTCTACAGCAAAGCCACCAACCACTTCCATTGCATCCGCTCGGGCTGCGGCTTCACCTTTACCTCCACGAGCCAGATGACCTCTCACAAGCGCAAACACGAGCGCCGGCACATCCGCTCCTCCGGGGTCATGGGCCTCTCTTCCGCCTATATGGTGCCAAAGGATGAGCAAGAGGAATCGAGCAACGACGACCTGATGGACTTCTCGAACATCAGCAGCAAGAACTCCAGCCTGAGTGCCTCGCCGACCACCCAGCAGTCCACCTCTGTATCGCACCTGTTGGCCACACCCAccacctccgtctcctcctcctcgacatCGGGCCATGCCCTCAAACCCACATCCTCGCTGTCCAGTGCTGGCCAGCGTATGTCCAGCCTGCTGTCCCAGGCCCTGCCCAGCAACATGCCGGTGGCCCTTGCTCTCTCCAACAGTGCCATGGCCGCCTCCAACCCGTTCTTCCCCCTCATCCCCAGGATGCCTCACCAACCACCTCCACCGGCCGCGAGCCTGATGTCCGCCGTCTCTTCTGGGGCTCACTCCATGCCCACCGACTCACTGACCCAAGGTTGCTCCACAATAGGTGCCGACGGAGCCATGGCCTTCACCCCATCATCCTTCGCCACCTCCTCCATCGTGGAGAAGATCTCGGCAAGCAAGGGTCTGATATCCCCCATGATGGCCCGACTGGCAGCTGCTGCCCTGAAGCCCTCCAACCACCTCAACATAG GGAATGGGCAGTCGGCTTCAGCGAGCCAGTTCAATCTGGTTCAAGTGAAGCAGGAGCCGATGGACATCAGCACCACGCAGGAGCAAAGCCTGGACCTGAGCAAGAAGgaccacag TAATGAATCAAACGGACACCCTGTACCAGGGAATACATCTCTTTTATCCTCGCTTATGAATAAG ATGTCACAGGTGAACCCTGCCCTGTTCAACGCCATGAACCTGAAGACGGAGCTGGAGGCCGGCCAGGGGGGCAACACCTCGGAGGCAGCACACTTCCTGAACAGAGTGCTGAAGAGGCCCCTGCCAGAAAAATCCACCGAGATCTGGAGGACATACCTCCGCAG GTTTGACACAGATGACTTCTGTGAGGCTCAGTGTGACTTCCTCCAGAAAGTGCACTTTCACTGCCTGGTGGAGGACTGTGGGGCTCTCTTCAGCACTGTGGATGGGGCCATAAAACATGCTAG CTTCCACCTCCGTGCCACCTTGAAAGTGAAGTCAGAGCCTCAGTTCGGCGAGGGCAAGGACTCCAGTGAGGGGGCCTCGCTGCAGCCTGCTGCCCCGGTCTCCATGGCCAACAATCCCTCCATGGACGTGGCACACCTCACCTCCTCTGGCGGGtacagctctcctcctcccgccctGCTGGCCTGGAAGCAGCTGACCGGCAGCATCCCTCAGATGTCGGCCTCGATGCCCAACCTGCCAGCCAACTCCCCTCTGGCCACCACCTCCCTGGAGAACGCTAGACCCCAGGTCAAACCTGGTTTCCTACAGTTTCAGGAAAA TGATCCCTGTTTGGCTACCGACTGTAAATACTGTAACAAGTTCCACTTCCACTGCTTGTTTGGGAATTGCAAGTATGTGTGCAAGACGTCTGGCAAGGCCGAGTCCCACTGCTTGGACCACATCAACCCCAACAACACCCTGATCAACGTCCGTGACCAGTTCTCCTACTACTCTCTCCAGTGTCTCTGTCCCAACCAG CACTGCGAGTTCAGAATGAGGGGCCACTATCACTGTCTGCGGCCCGGCTGCTTCTtcatcactaacatcaccacCAAGCTGCCGTGGCACGTGAAGAAGCACGAAAAGGCAGAACGCCGTGCCGCCAATGGCTTCAAATACTTCACCAAGAGGGAGGTGTGTGGCAGGCTCG GTTGCAAGTATAACCAAGTCAACAGCCACTTCCACTGCATCCGCGACGGCTGCCAGTTCTCCTTCCTGCTCAAGCACCAGATGACCTCACATGCACGCAAACACATGAGGCGGATGCTCGGGAAGAACTTTGACAGAGTCCCGTCACAG GCGATGCAACAGAGGCCAGACGAGTCCGGCATGATGGGGACCCATCCTGGTGTCAACAGCTTCATGGACGAGACGGACGAGTACATGGACTACATGGGAGGAGGGGGCAGCCCCCTGGGCCTCTCCTCCGAGTCCTCCAACCAGGACCGGAGCTGCAGCAGCACACCTGGAGGCAACGATGGTTCTCCAGCAG GCAACACCATCTCCATTCCCACGGCCACCGGGGCAAAGAAGCGCTTCTGGATCATCGAGGACATGTCCCCGTTCGGCAAGCGGCGCAAGACCCCGTCGTCGCGTAAGATGCTGGATGAGGGGATGATGCTGGAGGGCTTCAGGCGCTACGACCTCTACGAGAACTGCAAGGACCCGGGCTGCCAGTTCTCCCTGAAAGTGACCCACTACCACTGCACGCGCGAGAACTGCGGCTACAAGTTCTGCGGCCGCACCCACATGTACAAGCACGCGCAGCACCACGACCGCGTGGACAACCTGGTGCTGGACGACTTCAAGCGCTTCAAATCCTCGCTCAGCTGCAACTTCCCCGACTGCCAGTTCTCAGGCAACAGCACCCACTTCCACTGCCTGCGCTGCGGCTTCCGCTGCACCGACAGCACCAAGGTGACGGCCCACCGCAAGCACCACGGCAAGCAAgatgtgatcagcgccgccggcTTCTGCCAGTTCAGCTCCAGCGTCGATTGCGAGGTCCCCGACTGCAAGTATAAGCTCAAGTGCTCGCACTTCCACTGCACCTTCCCTGAGTGCAAGCACACAGTGGTGGGCATGTCCCAGATGGACTCCCACAAGAGGAAGCACGAGAAGCAGGAGCGCGGCGACCTGCCGTCCGTGTCGCCCAAGCAGGAAGCGGGGCACCACCTGGGAGGCGGCGTGTCCACGGTGCCTCTGCTCTCCATGGGCCTttcttcgtcctcttcctcaccgAGCGTCGTCTACGGTTTGCCCCGCAGCATCACCAGCAGCGCTCCCTCCATGCTCTATCCACCCGGTGGCATCGGGTTGGAGTACAACCACCTGTACCAACCGTCCTCCATCAGCCTGGACGGCTCCCTCAACCTGGGCACCGACACCAGCAGCTCCCTGTTCTTCCTGAAGAACGCCGTCGGGCTGGGTCTCAGCGACTCGCTGGACCTCAGCAAGAGAATGCACCAAGAGGCGATGCGATCCGGCCACAACCCGGAGCCCCCGCCGGGTCTGCCGGCGGCTCAGGACGACACCACGTCCGGAGAGGCCGAGGACGACCTGTcgccagaggaggaggcgcacgcagaggaggaggaggaggatgatgatgatgatgatgatgaggaggaggatgaggaggatgaggcagAGCTCAACAGTGACTCGAATGATGATTCGATGCCGGAGCCTCATGCTGAGAAGGACAATGACGAGAGTTTTGATGCTTCTCTTAGCCACACTGATACGTCCCAACTGGAAAACAATTGA